Within Triticum dicoccoides isolate Atlit2015 ecotype Zavitan chromosome 1B, WEW_v2.0, whole genome shotgun sequence, the genomic segment CTTATCAGGTATAtgaacttatttatttatttttctgccaaCATGAAACAACACACTCTGATTTAGTCATCTAAGGAATTCTATCACAGATGATTGTAGTTAGTTTCAAagatttttctctctttttttacttgAGAATGGAGTGTTTCATTTACAAAATAAGCAATTTTTCCTAACAAGTTAAGTATGCTTTGTCATTTACTCCAGTCTGCAGATTTGTATGGATGGAACTATGAATGTGATTGCTTATGGCCATTTTGTCATCATGCATTTCCCCCATTCAGAATATAAATTTCCTTCTCAACAATGTTTGTCTGCTCTGTTTCTAGCCCTGTATTTTTGATTGAGGGATCTTGAACTGATGACAGCCAACTGATGTGCGTTTTTCCTACACACCAGCCTCTGCTTGTTTCTCCCATCAACAGATGGAAAAAGAGAGAGGTGAAAAGTATCTACAAGGCCGTATAAGACCAACCTCTGTTTGTTTCTAAAGCTGCATAAACCCTGTCTGGGTTTTACTTTTCCAGCCACCAAAACTTCTTCTACAAGCAAGCAAGTGTTTTCTGCAGACAAACAAAGCCTGGTCCTTTTTTTCTGTCAAACAAACaaacatgcaaaaaaaaaaagCCCAAGAAACAAGGCCCAGGAGGCAGGGTAGTTGGGCTGGGTGGGTTTGGTGGGAGGGACAAAACAATACAAGCCAAAACATACAAACAAGTCCACGTGGAGGAGGGATCAAGAGCAAACAGTCTGTTTTGTTTGTCAACAAGGGTAGTTTTTAGAGGTGATGTCACATTTAGATGTgagatattatctcacatctagatgtgacatagacaGACCCTGGTTTCAACCAGAACAAACCTGAGAAGAAGTGTCTCCCACGAGTCGTAAAATCATACATTGTAGGTAAAACAAAATCAGAAAGACCATCGGATCTTAAATCCTTCGTCGCCACCTACGACGTGTCTCATTTTGGGTTCCGTCATTCCAAGCAGTGTCTAGAAAAGTGAACTGCATGGAAGAACGAGCCATCACTCGAACAACTATTGACCAGATTAGGACATTCAGGGTCAGTTTCGATTCTGTGCCTGGTAGCCCTGCCAATCATCGGCCGGCCATAATTTTGGCATATGATTCGGCTGCCAACAGACCGCCAATAATTTGGTCGCACATACTAAGAAGACTAGGCCTGCAAGGGTTTGATTTTTCTGGACTTTTCGGAAATTTTTTTACCGCCCTTGTTAGCACGACGCGTGTGCTCAAGAGTCTCTGGGCGTAGCTTTTTTTTTTTCTGGCAAAGCATTTTACACGTTTGGATTTCTAGAGAGGTCGACCGCCGCTTTGAATGTCTAATCTGTCCCTTACAATGTCTGGTCTTCCTCCAATCGTGGGCCGCGTGGCACGGTTTTCACCACGTCGGTTTGCGAGATGTCTCGAGATCGTTCGTGGATCCATCCAGTCTATGGTCCCACCGCCTTTTCTCTTGTATAAATAAGGAGTCTCCCATCGCCCAACAGAAGACGAGCTCTCGTCCATGGCAAAGAGAAAGATGCAGAAAGAATGGTGTGCGTACAGAGGATGGGACGGTCGCAGCCGGGTACCCAAGGTGCCGGCGCTACTGGCTGACAAAGCCGCGCTATGCTGCACATGAGGAGGATTGGAGGAACACCCAATCAATCGGAGGGCGGGTGGGCTGAGCAGCCGGACGGCGCTGCCATGGGGGCAAGCGGTGAGCACGTGACATGTATCTGCCACTGCTGGCGAACGCTCCCGGCGCTGGAGACGGCCGTTCTTTTCCGCAGGTACGTGAAACCCAGCTGCATACACAACCTATCCCTCCAACCTCGCCCCATCTCTGTTGTGCTTCCTCGGTGGAACTCAGACCGTGGCATGCCATTCCTATCGCCGTCGTCACACCGATGGCCCGGGCGGGATCCGCCATCCCCACGGCCGGGCCCCTCCTCGGTGGGCGCCCCTCCCTCATCGCCGCCAACAACAGCGGAAGGTGCCGTGTCTGCACCGAGTGCCACGCCGTTTCCGACGTGGCGGAGCACAGCCACACGGCCAGGGCGCTCGGACTCCGCCCGCTCTTCGGCGCACCCTCCGGCTcaacctgcgcggtaggcggctccGGCGCAACGGCCCCCCACGGAGTCGTCGTCGGGCGCTCGACCCGGGCGTCAACCCCGTGGACCACGCGGGAGCAGGATCCGCGGTCAGACCGTCCTCGCCGGGCGCCCGTTCGTGGCACATGGCCACGTTGCGGCCAGCCACAGCGGACGCCCTCGTCTCTCCAAGGAGTGCCACAACGTCGCCGACGCGGCAGGGCACGGCCTGGACGCTCGGGCTTGGGCTACCCCCGCTCCTTGGCGGCTCCACCTCTGTCGCGACGGGCAACTATgttttgtctctaatgcatgtttGGCTAAAACCCTTCTATTTTTTGCAGAGCTCTCACAAATCAGTCAACCTACGAAGTGGCCAGATGGAAGGGGCTATTCTACTTGAGGTATGTGCTATCAAGAACAACGCAGGCTCCAGTGTGCTCTGATTTTATGATTCTTCACTACTATATTGTTAGACTTGGTACTGGAGCTGTACCACTTGCAGGGTAATTCTGGACAAAGCTCATCCATTCAGTAAATGCATATATAGAAACATCTGTGACTTCTGCCTCACTATGGAATGAAGTTGCTCCGGAAGTCATGTGAGGCTAGAGATATAGTTTACTGTCCTATGATTTCAGCAATATACGACTGGAAGTAGGTTCCTGTGATTGAAACTGTACAGGGTGATTTCTCACGCTTCTGTATGAATGTGAATTCGAGCTGTGATTGTATGTCGCAGTCTACAGTTTTGCTCCTCTCTTTTCATAGCCAAGCACAGTTTGCTCTTTTAAGCCATTTGTGTTTGCATCGCCATTCAGATTTTCTGTGAACTCAATACCCTCCAATTTCTCATTCTTCTACTGTTCCGTTGTGCAATAACCTTTCAATCTATGTATTGCTTTATGaattagcaaaaaaaaaaaaaaaactctggCTAGAGAAAGCTGCACGTATAATGATGCATATAGTTAGTCAtggcaaaaaatatatatttagttgCCACTGTATTGTTACATGTGAACCGCAACAAAACAGATACTGCAAACAAGAACAAATTCACACCTCTTCTGCTGGTGTTCTATCACATATCAACGGTGAACACTAGGATCGATTGCGTTTGTTATATGATATGTAATGTAAGCAGGCTTATACAATTTGTGTGTTTCTGTTGATGTAGCTTACCTTGACAGGGGAGGAAAGCATGACGGCCGTCTTTGTCAGGCTCACTGTGCAGAAGCTCTTGATGAAGCACAAAACGTCCCATGTCGAACCGCGGGCCGACATGGTGTGAGAATTGCAGTTAGCTGAAAAATGGGGATTAGACACATGGAGATGTAGCACTTGGGTGAGTAGGTACCTGCACGGCTTGTGAATGGTCTGAAATCTGAACCGTGAACCTCTCATGGGGACTTGCCGCGCCTAGCTAGCTCTGATCGCCGCCACTCCCCAATGGTGAGCATGTCGGAGATCCCGCCACCACCACGCCCTACCTTGCCGCTTCCTCTTCTCCTCCGGCTTTGGCGGCCTCACTTGCAAGCGAGGAGCACTCgattgcttcttctcctctgcctcaCGCGGCCTCGCTTCCTCCTATTCTTCTGAGCTCATGACATTGTCTGCCGGCTTCTCCCTCTCTAAGCCACCCTCTACCTCGAGACAACCACGTACCTCGCCGAGGCGTGCTGCGCAGGTGAGGACCACTCAATTCCTACTCCGGGCTGAGAGGAGACGCAGGAGCCACGGCGAGGGGCGGCGTTGAGCCGGCAATGCAAGGAACAAATGAACTAGGGAGAACGGGGAATGGTGGAGGTGGGGAATAGGCAGGGAGATTCGAGAAGCTACACAGATTCGGGAATAGTGGATCTCAGTCCACAGCCACACCACCGCTCGGTGCAGTCCAAGTGCAGCTAGCTAGGCACACACCATGAGAAGATGTGCGGTCAGGACTGTGCCGCGTGCGGGAGGGTCTGACCGAACGTCAGCGCAATAGCgtcagtttttttttattttttttgcaataTATAGAGCATGCGGAAAAAAAGGTAAGATAATCTAGAGCACAAAAGAACGAGAACAATCGTATGGAATATTGATGGTTACATTTATTCTCATGTAAGTTAGCTTTGAGAAAATTTGACATATTGTAGCAGTCGAGGTTTGTGAAGTCTTAACCACTGCCCAAGATATTTGTTTTACCATTTTGTAATCAAGTTAGAAATATTTAAAATATACTACATTCTTCCGTGGCCTTTTACCATCACATCTACATTTCAATTGACAGGAACTTCTGTAGTTGCATACGATTTTGTGTATATAGCGTGAAGTTTCAAAACAAACTGCAGTTGTATACGATTTTGTGTATATCGCGTAAAGTTTCACAACGAAATTCATGAAAACTAGCACAGAGTTTTAGAACAAAATTCATCTAACAACTCAAAAACTATCAGCGAAACCCAGCTGAAGGATCAACATCTCTGGTCtaagaagagaacaagagcttcgcAATTTTGCGTAGTGAAGCACAGCTGAAGGATCAACATCTCTGGCCtaagaagagaacaagagcttcgcAATTCTGCGTCCAAGACATCACATATGCATATACCAACTGGATGTACCTTCTCCTTGCATGAACTACTTTGCCATGAATCGGGTCTTGGGACAACTTACCAAATAATACAAAAATACAAAATAGCTAATTAATCCATGTGGCGTGGCGTGCCGCCGCGCACTACCCGCTAGTTGAATAGGACGAGCTGATTGGCATTCGACGAGACAGAAAATGGGAACCCAGCCGAATAGCCGCCCTCACTTCGGTCAATGCCAAATATTTGGCCCGACAGATCATGGTGCGATCTAGACAACCTCTCAGAACCATGAAGCCTGGATACTGCAATCGAAACAACCCCTCGGAACCATCAAGCCTGAAGACCACTAAGCATCCACGTTTGCCTCCCATCCAGTATTGGAAAGGCGTCAAATGAGATTCGTCTACATCCAACGGGACATGACGTCGAGGTGCAGTGAGCAAGGCAAGGGGATAGAGTGGGTTGCTGAGGGTGCAGGTGGAGAGAGAAACCAGTGGAGCTCTCAAACCTCTCTCAAATCTAGGGGAGAAATGAGGTTTGGAGTGTCTGAACAAGATGGAAGACTGAATGGCAGGTTTATCAGACGAACACATTTGAAAAATAATAGGGCTTAGATGCGCTCACGGGGCTACGCGTAATACATAGAGTCAATTGTTGACGCTgcattttttttaaagcccttttgGAGTATCTTTAATATTAAAGGGGAATTAATGTGTCTGATGTCTCGCCTTCAGGTTTACTCCCTCCGTCTCCCCGACCTTAGGTTTTCCTCTTCATGCCTTCCTTGGTTTGGACTAATCTAAATCAAGTGGGTACTTTTCTATCCTTGGTCTACTAGAAAACCATGCCCTGCATTTACTTAGTAGAATCTTACCAAAACAACATTCATtaatcaaatcaaatcttaccaaaCCTCCACTAAATAAAAACTTCACATTCCCCTATGTATACCCAAATCAAATCAAATTTTAACAAAACCTTACCTAAATCAAATCCTTCCTTGTCTACCTCTACCCataaatcaaaactaatctaacaAAATCTAGGTTTCTGTGGGTGTAAGGTATATGTCGGACACGATTAGTGTTGAACCATTAAAACCagtacaatgcccgtgcgttgccacgggcattTGAAATATTTTCTTGGAGTTCTATATATAAATATAATGCATGTTAAATTTCATATGTATCGTAAAAATAGCAACAATGGTAATAATTGAAAACTAATTTTCTACGTgggaaactttcaatctattcatctttaaaCATGGTAGTATGAAGAACATCAGAGATAATAGAAATTAcaaaccacctagcgacgactacatacACTGGAGCGAGACGAAGGTGTGCCGCtgtcatcacccctccctcgcTGGAGCCGCGCAAACCTTATTATAGttgacagtcgagaagtcattgtgctaaggccacaTATCACAAGGGCACAAGAGCAACAAGCATCGCCCGATGAAGAAAGTCGTAGATCGGAAGAATCAAACTTGTAAACATCCAAATGAAGATGAACacagcgccgccgtcatcgcccctccctcgcttgAGCCGCTCAAACCTTATTATAGTCGACAGtcgagaagtcgtcgtgctaaggccacaTAGCACAAGGGCACCAGAGCAACAACCATCGCTCGATGAAGAAAGTCATAGAACGGAAGAATCAAACCTATAAACATCCAAATGAAGATGAACACAGACCAGATCCAAAAAGATCCACCAAAGACCTGCACCgaccgaatcccgtgagatccgatgGAGACACACCTCCGTGcgccctccgacgatgctagacgcaccaccgggATATGGATAGAACATGGGAGACATTATTCCTACCGAGGAACATCGCCGCGGCACACAGTCCCAACCAAGACTATGAACCTAACAAGAACGAGAATGAGATCCGTCCCGCCGGCGTGGGGCCGAGGTCCTTCGCAACTCCATGGCCCAAAAGACCATCGAAGACGGGGTGGATCGGCGGCGGCGCCGACAGGAGGAAGAGGAAAGCTTGAGATCTTTTCTGTGGAAGAGGAAAGAGAAGACAAAGTTTATTTCTTGTTATAACTGGCAGCAACACCGATCATAATCACAATAATTTAAATCTACTAAACTTACAATGTAAGTTGATAGAGAAAAGTAATTTGACGATGTATACATAGAGAGTGAAGATCCAACTAATAATTTGTTATGAATTAAGATCTACTTGACGTGTATAAGATATTCTCGCGCAATATCAGGAATGTTGTCTTTAGCTTCATTTGCATGATATTTGAGCAAGTATAATAGAACTTCCTTCTCAACTGATAACCATCCTGCACAGGCAATATATGTAGTTAGCATTAATATTTCACGTGGAAGATCTAAAAATGTGCAATGAGAATACTCACCTTGCAAACCGAACGAAGCAATTCTTCATCGTTCCATGAGAGCATgaaatcaaaaacaaaatagccAGGTACATCCTTGTAATTGAATTAATTAATAATATCTAGACTCTTGTCTAAAGTTCAACGCTTCTCAAGTCTCAGTAACTATTTTATATGAAAAATACAGTAGAGTTTGAGGCAAACAAAAGTTATATAAAGAGGACCAAAAATAACGGATAGATCTTTAACACCAGCTTGAAATCCAACACCTGCTTTAGTTTATGTTTCTGGTTACAACAGCAACAAGGTCACTCCGTTTGACCGAGCATCAACTGAGGCCAATAATTGAATCTCGTATTTTTTGGCATTGACGACCGATACATACCAATGAGACATGTATGTTGCAACAGGGGCATACATAACCTGTATGTTGCAACAAGAGCATGCATATTTTATTATTTCAACACCAATTGCATCAGTCCTCCAAAAACACCAATGTGATCTAACATACACCATTTTCTTTATCATTAAGTCACTCACATACaccatttcctttatcattaagtcACTATTCTTATTCCTCCACCACCTTCTATCCATCTATCTCGGTCTCAAACTATGAACCCTCTCTGCTTATTTTCTACCTTGTGCATCTTACTTGACCGTCCTCTCAGATTTCTCGCTTCAATTAATTCATTTCTCAATTATACACATAAAACTAATATATTTAGGTGCGGTGTTTTTTTTGGGATCTGAAACCACCTAAGTGCCTGGAGAAAAATGGGTCATTCGATTCTCGTGAGTTGTCTGTCAATGAAATCTGAACCAAATAGTTGGACATCTTTCTTCTAACATCAAATATTTTTCCTTAGACGAAGAATAACAACTTtgaaagaacatgcgatgcccccatgtttggttttggtaattgatgacaatctctatggactaatggttgccttgagttatatttgaaggttttgtccataggcttttcttgaagtccatgtgttggtttcaaggagtttctgagttgaccaaggtgctattaaggaattatccaaagattggtcatgtgagtgttgagcttattgcaagcatgtcttgaagaagaagattgtgtgatcattcatgtttgccttcgagacatcatccaaatgaagagagttggaaagattcgaggttgatcaagactaagtcaagagtgaatcaagttgatcaactcacaaagcgtagaagatgtaccgagagggatcaagtgatcccatggtatggtaagcattgtccattgcactttgtgtactaacccatggtctatgtgagagttctatgtgggtttaggtacgtgtccatgggcttgcgtcaagaggaagatatcatacaacccatggaaaggatgacatcaagtggtgattgtCATCATGATTGCCgtctgcaagttcaagtggagcatcacgaagagatcaagtgcttgaatcttgccatcctttgtggtgtcaattatcttgtgaagatgtgccgaagagaggctcacccatagtggtctatgggggagcaatcatctagtcttcatcgagccaacacaatcaagaaaggtggtccaacttgagggagtcaagatcgtcatcatctagctcaagtggaccatgtgcaaggcaaaggtttgcccttgataggttttctattttaccagtcttgtggtggtagttgggagaccgggttataggatcgtttgtcgtactatcaaggggggctctcaagttggtagcttgatcgtatcgttagtagagagctcaaaccattgcatccttgcatcatgtttcttggttcttgtttggttctctttgtgggtcttagagcttatggtcatcttgatgacaagcttgagttcatcgaaaacggagtttgcatgcgtcttctatgatgtattcggtgttggaggtttcacCGGTgttatccaaggaagggttctcaccattttcttatgggcattttctaatttgcttcttattgatatttctatcaagattgtgttagcccttgttgctagatttccaacaaacttggtttcatcgaattcggagctcgtatgcgaaagttgtggctgttttgatattgtctgttttacatagagaggttgcaccgccccgtagagaggttgtaccggttgaccagtacaaccggtgtttggagcggttgtaccgctccagaattgctCCGGAGGTTGttccggccatgtaccgctctaccaccggactagtttctgttttggagcggttcttgggcggttgttgaccggttttaccggtttaaccggtactaccggttccccaggctgttgtaccgcttagagcttttcTCAGGTTGGTTTTTCCTGTGCTTTGGACGGTTGTACCGGTTcatgcaccggttgtaccggttctacagttttctgcacataacgggcagattcgtggggacctatttaagggggtcttcttccccaatggttccccatctcttgagctcgtttttgcccccattgttgaccttctttgagcttgctaactcttaatccctccatggattcttgctagtttttgaggcaaaagagagaggagatctagatccacacttccaccaatcactttctcctctatgtgaggagaaccccttggatctagatcttggagttctttgtgttctccttcttgttcttcctcttactTTCCtctctagcattagttgctttggtgggatttgagagagaaggacttgggtactatgtgtgcccttgccattgcatttgtgcatcggtttgagttctccacggtgatacgtggaagttacaagttgagaagcttattactcttgggtgcttggtacctttgagcttgttcctcttgggtgcttgggcgccctagacggttggtggtgttcggagctcaatctcattgtggtgtaaagctccgggcaagcgtcgggggtctccaattaggttgtggagatcgccccgagcaatttgacgggtaccggtgaccgcccccaagggttgccaaagtgtacgggttcagtgaccgccccaagggtcgccatttgtacgggttcggtgaccgccctcaagggtcccttagtggaatcacggcatcttgcattgtgcgagggcgtgaggagaatacggtggccctagtggcttcttggggagcattgtgcctccacactgctccaaacggagattagcatctgcaagggtgtgaacttcgggatacatcgccgtctccgcgtgcctcggttatctcttacccgagccctttacttatgcactttactttgtgatagccattttgttccttgtcatatatcttgctatcacatagttgcttatcttgcttagcataagttgttggtgcacataggtgagcctagttgttgtaggttttgtgcttgaaaaattaaccgctaggtttattccgcattcgttcaagcctctaccgtaattattttaaaacgcctattcaccccccctctaggcgacatccacgatctttcaattggtatcagagcctcgtctctctttgttgggcttaaccgcctagagagtaaagatgtcgactagaggattaggattctctgaaactcttagtttcgatggcacaaattttgatgtttgggtaattcgcatgcttaatctctttagggtcatggacccaaatttagagagaattgtagatatgggtttttctcctccaaaggatccccaaagattatctttagaggatgagaaaaactcttatctcaatgctcaagcttctaatgtgcttttcgatgctttgagcaatgtagttattttttaactcatgccgttccgggatgctcatgagttgtggacaaagcttagagataaatatggtgtgtccaatatttgtggggatgattgttctccctccacctccggtcatatagtcttctcaacttcttctacttcacctacatgtggtttgccacaaggtaatgatatggtgagtagtggtggtcattgcaatgatgatagtatgcttattgtggatgatccttcatcactatcttattgcaatgctccctctttgggctttaacacttcgagcactccaaatgtttcacatgcttgtgttgatagtccttgcatatcatgtagaaattgcttgactaaatctcatgatgatatgcttgctatgtcttgttgccatgataaaaatgcatctatttcctcgaattgttgtgctaacaatatagaggaaaccgaacactccatggaacaagatgtggtgtttaatggtgcctcaagggatcctacatcatcatatattgcttttttccttatggctaaggcgtcaaaggtatctcctactttgtaccccaatatgtctcttgatgatgatgttgatgctaatgatgatgaggatagtgatgaagagaatgataatgttacctccttaaaaactaagggggaaatgatttttaaagctcttcataaaaataaaattgctcgttccaacttcatggaaataatgtccattgccattgatggcaagaaatacattgaggagttggaatctcatctagaggagcatgaggccaccattgagaaaatggaagctcatgggcgtgattacgcaaatgagatcgcggagctatctcaagctcttgaacatgaacaaaccacctccgaatctcttgaggagacttttgctctagaattatatagagtgagggaatctcatgatagatctcttgaggtggccaatgatttcaaaactaaaaatgctaagcttgaagtttctcatgctagactccttgaggattttgagcacctc encodes:
- the LOC119349816 gene encoding uncharacterized protein LOC119349816 isoform X2, yielding MLHMRRIGGTPNQSEGGWAEQPDGAAMGASGEHVTCICHCWRTLPALETAVLFRRALTNQSTYEVARWKGLFYLRGGKHDGRLCQAHCAEALDEAQNVPCRTAGRHGVRIAVS
- the LOC119349816 gene encoding uncharacterized protein LOC119349816 isoform X4, which gives rise to MLHMRRIGGTPNQSEGGWAEQPDGAAMGASGEHVTCICHCWRTLPALETAVLFRRALTNQSTYEVARWKGLFYLSLP
- the LOC119349816 gene encoding uncharacterized protein LOC119349816 isoform X3, coding for MLHMRRIGGTPNQSEGGWAEQPDGAAMGASGEHVTCICHCWRTLPALETAVLFRRALTNQSTYEVARWKGLFYLRVILDKAHPFSKCIYRNICDFCLTME
- the LOC119349816 gene encoding uncharacterized protein LOC119349816 isoform X1; translation: MATLRPATADALVSPRSATTSPTRQGTAWTLGLGLPPLLGGSTSVATGNYVLSLMHVWLKPFYFLQSSHKSVNLRSGQMEGAILLELTLTGEESMTAVFVRLTVQKLLMKHKTSHVEPRADMV